In Aspergillus nidulans FGSC A4 chromosome II, the genomic stretch CGTTTTAGAAGGCCTTGCCGGAGAGTGTGGTATAATTCGTCGTCTACGGTATCGAGTGAATTGACGATGTGCGCGATAATTTGCGTGGTACGGAAGCGCACAACCTTGTCTTTTGcagacaacaaaggcacTAACAGGGAGACAAGACTGGTGGTCAAGTGGGCAGTCGGTCTTTCGTGCGAATTCTGCatatcgtcttcatcttcttcagagccgAAGATCTCAGCGTCCTTTTCCGAGGCATGAGTAAGGAAGTTCCCGAGAAACCGCAGGATTCGATCGCCAAcaggctctgtcttcttAATAGACAAGATGCGCAACACACAACGACCTACTTCGACGTTGAACTCCTTTTCTGGTACCGTCTCTTCGCCGGGAATCAATCGCTCTTCAGTTGAACTGTCTTTTTTGGAGTTCTTCTGGGGTATAGCACAGCACACCTCCTGGATTTTCCTTAGTCGGACGACAAGTTTGCGATGACCGGCAGTCGAACGCTGGGCATCCGCGAAAATGGCGCATACATCGCGGCGAAGGGTTGGAACAGCCTCGGGTAATGCAGGTTCCTCTGGGATGGCGAATGATGGGGTCGCTGAGCCAGCGCGACCGCTTGTCGCAGTCTGTGTAGAGCCTTTGCGCGAGGCGGTGGATGTTGAACGGGCGGAAACTCGACTCGGCATCTTGATCGAGGGGTAATGACGCAGTAAGGGTGTCGGGTCAGTAATCTGCGGCCGGTGATAATATCAACTCATCCTAGTATATCTTGATTTGCTGATCAGCCTGTTTCCAGTAAAGGCTTTTGTTTGGCGTGAGGTCGGCAGCAAAGAAGTTCGTTGGCTGCTGCCACTACTCGTTATAACCGTTGCTGAGAGTCACGGGGCGGAGCATAAACAAACACCCCAAACCAGTAGATAGATAAGGGTTAGGGCAGCACGTGCCCAGCCCAGCAGCCTGCAACGCTTTGACGATCAGGTTCCTGATACATGAATACAATGCCTCAGCTATCCTAATCACACACTGCTCGCAATCAAGGGTCTCGTATTTCCACCTCCAGGCAACAAATTGTTGACTGGGTATTTTGCCTGAGCCGAAATGCCTTGCATACTAGCTAGCACGCCATCTTTCACGTGACCTCTTACTAACGCCGGAAATCGGTCCCCTCATTCGAGATACAATCCGGGGAACTTCGTCTTGTCTTTTTCTGTTTCAGGAGCAGCATTGATATTGACAGGATGTTTCGCCAAAGCGTCCGGCGATTTGCCACAGCTGCCCTGCGCAGCGCTGCTGAGAGCCCATACAATGTCCGGGTTTCCCAGGCGCAAGGTTTCGTCAACGGACTGACCGAAGGTAAGCGGCACTTTCGGAACGAGACCAGCTAGGTATTTTCCACTACGTTCTACTAACAATTCACCCTAAAGCAATTGGCAACACGCCCCTTATCCGCCTTAAGCGTCTCTCTGAAGAAACCGGTTCCAACATCCTCGCCAAAGCTGAGTTTCAGAACCCCGGCGGCAGCGTCAAGGACAGAGCCGCATTATACGTTGTCAAAGATGCCGAGGAACGGGGCCTTCTAAAGCCCGGCGGCACCGTCGTTGAAGGAACAGCGGGCAACACGGGTATTGGACTCGCCCACGTCTGCCGGTCCAAGGGGTATAAGCTTGTCATCTACATGCCGAACACGCAGTCTCAGGGCAAGATTGATCTTCTGCGATTGCTGGGTGCGGAAGTGTACCCAGTCCCCGCAGTGGCGTTTGACAACCCTGAGAACTACAACCACAAGGCGCGGCGGCATGCGGAGTCGCTAGACAATGCGGTGTGGACAAATCAGTTCGATAACACGGCTAACCGCCGAGCTCATATTGAGACGACGGGCCCGGAGATTTGGGCGCAGACGGGCGGAAAGCTGGATGCATTTACGTGCTCGACTGGGACAGGTGGTACGCTCGCGGGAATCACATATTACCTGAAGCAGGCTAGCGGCGGCCGTGTCAAATCTTTCCTTGCGGATCCCCCTGGTAGTGTTCTTCACAGCTACATTCAGAGCGGTGGGAAATTGGTGGAGCGGTCTGGTAGCAGTATCACTGAGGGGATTGGCCAGGGTCGTATTACGGATAATCTGCAGCCTGATGTCGGCACTTTGGATGGATCGCTCAATATTAGCGACGAGAAAACCATTGAGATGATCTACCGCTgcttggatgaggaaggcCTCTACCTAGGCGCCAGCTCTGCCCTCAATGTTGTTGCTGCTAAGGAAGTTGCCGAGAAGCTGGGCAAGGGCAGCACCGTCGTGACCATCCTTGCTGATGGTGCGTACCGGTATGCGGACAggctcttctccaagtcatGGCTTGAGAGCAAGGGTCTGCGGAACGCTATCCCTAAGCATCTAGAGAAGTACATTGTTCTTCCTTGATCAGTGCAATTTCTCACTGTAAATAATATGCTGTCTTATTATAGATCTCTGCGCAATGCTAAAGGTCATTTACCAATAAATTCCACGCAGACAACAGCTGTCTTACTCCCTGTACCGGACGGTCAGATTCTTCGCCCTCCCATAACCGCTATACCCAACGCCCCTCAAATTCCACTGCGAGTGTTCAGCCTGCATATTACCTTGCGCATCAATTGCCCGACTTATCACCTCTTTACCCTCCCCAGtttcaacctcaacttccaCCCTCCACAGAACCCAGCACCACTTTCTCACCCTGCCATCAGCACCAGCTGATTCCGACTTTCCAATCTCAGCGTCAATCCAAGTCCTACCCCCGTCTCCCGACACCTGCACCTTCACCACCGGTCCGCCCGACCCCTGAGGAACCGCATACCCCTTCACCTCCAGTTTGCCTACATCCGACAGGTAAACTGTCTCATTATCCTCAGGTACGGCCACTACTGAATTGATGGATATCTCAGATATCGCTGGTGTCTGGTCCCAAAATGGTTCTGCCGCGTCACGGTTCACAGCTTCCTCCGGTAGAACCTTGTAGTCGCGTCGCTGATAGAAATTTGTCGATTCCTGATCTTGAACTGTGATCCTGTCTAACCATTTCACCCACCTGGCACCTGCAATCCCAGGTAGGACAACACGGACGGGAAAGCCGTGTCTAGGTTCAAGGGGAGCATCGTTCATCTGGCTGACGATCAGCCATCAAGTCATAGAGTGTGTAGAACGGAATACCAGTGGAAGCATGGGTGCAACCAACCTCCAACGCGAGTATCACAtcagcctcctcatccaaCCCTCGCTCCAACTCCACACTCCCCCCAAAccactcatcctcttcacacTGCACCTGAAAAGACGAGAAGGCAACATGCAGTCCAGGCCGTCCCTTGCACTGATCAACCCCCGCTCGATGTAACACGTCTCTCAGTCTCGGACCCCTCCATTTACAATTCATAATCGCCGCATCGCCCCAATCAATGCCGTCAACTTCTTTCAGCATGGTTCGCATCGTATGCCGCCGATTACCGGCGCACTCAAGCGCGCATAGGACCTCATGTTGAGGGAACTCGGTGGCGAGTTGGTGGACGCTCAGACGGAGGGGAGTTTTAACGAGGCCGTCTACTTCTATTGTATGCGTATCGGCGGAAAGGTGGGGTATAGGGCCGTGGTTTCGGTCGTAGGATGTTGAGCTGGGGGTTATGAAGCTTGAAACGAGCTCCCTGACAGGTGGTTCCCGGTTCAATGGGTTTTCCTTGGTGTATTCTATGTGCTATTAACGTTAAGGTCTGTATGAAGAGCGAGCAGGCGATAGACTTACTGTTGCAACCATATTGTCGTTTATTGTGCTGTTCAGAGGTTGTTCAAGAGATTTGCCCCGGTAGTATCGATAGCCACGGCTCGCTTGACGTCATGCTACAAATCGGCTCTTATCTAGAAGCGACGGTTCTACCAGCATGGTGGATTCGTATTTTCGAGACGTATAGATTTCAGATATTTATATGTCGTCTCGTATTATGGAGCCTATCCTTGGGTTTCTCTAGTTATGTGCTGAGCCCTACAGGTGAATGGCGCCCTTGGAGAATGGACGGCATTTAGAGACCTGATCAAACAACAGCAACTGTTATTATACAGGCTCATATCCCTCGCACGTACCTTCTATGGAGAATACAGTACACGACCCTTTAGCAAGGAACGATCAATACGGCTTTATCATATCTGTCTTGTAGGATCTGTATTCGGTAGGCGAGATAATTTCTTAGCAGCGCTGTCTGGCCGGCTGAATTTTCACATTCTGTCGGAATACAGTGCTAGAACGGTTGTTAGGCGCCCACTCAGTAGATCGGTGATGATTCTTGATTACACGTAAGTTACCAATATAAATCTGGTCTATAACATTCGTACTATACAAAAGAGCAGCGAGTCGCAACCCACAACGCAGAGCCAAACGCCATACACAATGCAGCCCATCTACCCGAACGCCATTGCCGCCGAAGAAACAGTCCCAAACTCAACTCAGCTCACAGCAGCTCAATCAGACTCCGGCATTCTCATATAGGCATCAATTGCCGCGCTGAACGCGGCAAAGCCTGCACAGCCGAGAGCTGCAGCCTGCGGGCCTGCTTTGGCACCCAAGATCCCACCGGTGATACAACCCGCCGACACACTGTTTGTGAGGTCGTTCTTCGCGCGAAGTCCCTCGATGCAGCACTCTGTCCCTGAGTAGAGCGCGCCGACGATACCAAAATTCTTAGCAGATGACCAGGAGCGCGACCCCATATCCTTGAAGCCGTGCTTGAGTTGTTGGCGCCAAGGGAGGTTGGCGATGGTTTGGCTCTGGGGGGTAAGCGAGGAGTCGTAGGACATCTGAGGATTATTAGCTCT encodes the following:
- a CDS encoding cysteine synthase cysB (transcript_id=CADANIAT00004083) → MFRQSVRRFATAALRSAAESPYNVRVSQAQGFVNGLTEAIGNTPLIRLKRLSEETGSNILAKAEFQNPGGSVKDRAALYVVKDAEERGLLKPGGTVVEGTAGNTGIGLAHVCRSKGYKLVIYMPNTQSQGKIDLLRLLGAEVYPVPAVAFDNPENYNHKARRHAESLDNAVWTNQFDNTANRRAHIETTGPEIWAQTGGKLDAFTCSTGTGGTLAGITYYLKQASGGRVKSFLADPPGSVLHSYIQSGGKLVERSGSSITEGIGQGRITDNLQPDVGTLDGSLNISDEKTIEMIYRCLDEEGLYLGASSALNVVAAKEVAEKLGKGSTVVTILADGAYRYADRLFSKSWLESKGLRNAIPKHLEKYIVLP
- a CDS encoding putative sulfite oxidase (transcript_id=CADANIAT00004084) translates to MVATHIEYTKENPLNREPPVRELVSSFITPSSTSYDRNHGPIPHLSADTHTIEVDGLVKTPLRLSVHQLATEFPQHEVLCALECAGNRRHTMRTMLKEVDGIDWGDAAIMNCKWRGPRLRDVLHRAGVDQCKGRPGLHVAFSSFQVQCEEDEWFGGSVELERGLDEEADVILALEMNDAPLEPRHGFPVRVVLPGIAGARWVKWLDRITVQDQESTNFYQRRDYKVLPEEAVNRDAAEPFWDQTPAISEISINSVVAVPEDNETVYLSDVGKLEVKGYAVPQGSGGPVVKVQVSGDGGRTWIDAEIGKSESAGADGRVRKWCWVLWRVEVEVETGEGKEVISRAIDAQGNMQAEHSQWNLRGVGYSGYGRAKNLTVRYRE
- a CDS encoding translocation channel protein TIM22 (transcript_id=CADANIAT00004085); its protein translation is MNFPGTSGSSAANMTGFGGMGAGGTQGMSEQEQAMVKMMQNAMESCPLKTVISGVMGFGLGGLFGMFMAGMSYDSSLTPQSQTIANLPWRQQLKHGFKDMGSRSWSSAKNFGIVGALYSGTECCIEGLRAKNDLTNSVSAGCITGGILGAKAGPQAAALGCAGFAAFSAAIDAYMRMPESD